The DNA sequence GGCCGCGGAGCTTTGGTAAATCCGGCACCTGTTCCAGGTTGACCTCTGAATAGACTTCAATCCTGAGTGGCTGATCGGTTTGCCCCCTCAGTACGTGCACGTAGTACAGCTGTTCCGCCTGGGGATCTGACTGTAAGGACTGATTGTGCCAGGAGAAGTCGCCCGTCTCGAAAGTTCTGTCCGGGACTTGTGTCTGTTCGGCAGTGGGCACAGGTGGGGCCGCGGCGAATTTTTCGAGGATCACATCCGAAGTATTCTCTGAAAAGAAAGTGACACTCCCATCGGCAAACAACAGATGTCCGCCCTGCCAGGGGGGATGGCCGAAGCTATTCGGTCCGCCACAGAGTTTCGTTCCCAGCGGTCGCCAGTTGAAAGGATACCCCCAGGGCTGGAAGTTGCCGGCCACTTCTCCCGCCAGCCAGGTATGCGAGGTGCCATTCGACATTTGCTCGATGCTGACATTGCTGTTGCGATACAGCAGATTGGGATTTCCCAGGTAGTTGGTCAGGCCGTACCCCTGGCTCGTGAACCGCGAAAAGTTTCCGGGAATGATGAATACAGGGCGGGATTTCTCATAAATGGCTCTATTCTCATCCTGGTCCCAGGGTTCTGAAAAGTTGATTCTAGAATAATCATCACTCTGATCAAGATAAGGCAGAAGCATCGTAATCCAGCCGTGCATGGAGACATCGTCTTCGCGGATCACGCCGCCGGGGGGCAGGCACTTGTGTGCGTCATGATAATTGTGCACCGCCAGGCCAATCTGTTTCAGGTTATATTTCGACTGAGACCTGCGCGCCTCTTGCCTGGTCTGCTCCACCGCGGGCATCATCAGGCCAATCACCAGGATGATTAATAGCAAAACAACGATTACCGAAATCCAACGCTGCATCTTCAGACTCCTCAACTCACTTTACGTTTATAGTATTTATTGTGCATCAGTTTGTGGTATTTGTCGCTGAATGGATTTTAACAGTTTCATATTTGCTTCCCACTGTTTGGGAGTGGTTTCTTCCCCGAGAGTCGTGTCTTTGAGTGTGGAGGCAATGTCTGTCTGCGGACCAATATGTGCCAGGAACAGAAACACAGCCCCCTTTCCCTTATACTCTGGTTCGTCTCCCGGCCTCACGATGTATTTAGAGCAGACGCTCATTTTCAATGGCATGCCAGCAGGGCTTCGCAAGACTTTGACGATATATTGATTTTCCCCCTGTGGATCAGACTGCAGGTCGATTCGCTCCCATTCATACTCGCCGATAATAAAGGTGCGTGGGGGAACTGCGGTCTGTGCGCCGGTTGCGATCGGTGGTGCGTCTGCGAGTGCCTGCAATATTTCAGGAGCAGTCTCAGTAGAGTAAAAATGCACGCTGCCATCCACCAGCAGGAGATGTGTGCCATCCCAGGAAAGCTGGCCGAAAGTGTCCGGTCCTTCACAGAGTTTTGTTCCCAGAGGACGCCAGTTGAACGGGTAGCCCCAGGGCTGAAAGTTTCCGGCGGCTTCCCCTGCAAGCCAGTTATGTGAACTGCCTGTGTCGATTTCTCTCAGTGTCACGGAACGGTTTCGCGACAGTAGATTTGGATTCCCCATATAATAAGTAAGCTCATATCCGCCGCTCGTCAGCCCCATGTCTCTGCCCGGAATCTGATAAACTGGGTATTTGACCTCAAAGACCCGGTTATTCTCCGGACTGTCCCAAGGGTAATTAAAATTGAGCATGTTATAATAGGGACTTGCATCGAGGAACGGCATAATAAACGTCATCCAGCCATGCATGGCGGTTCCGTCTTCGAGAATCACACCGCCGGGAGGAAAGCAACCATGAGTGTCATGGTAATTGTGCAGTGCCAGCCCAATTTGTTTCAGGTTGTTTTTCGCTGACGACATGCGGGCTGCCGTGCGGGAACGATGTATGGCTGGAACAAGCAGTGCGATGAGCAGCAGGAAGATCCCCATCATCACTGCCAGATCTCTCCAGTGCTGTCTGGACATCGCCGACTCCTTCCATCAGGTTGATGGGAATTTCTTCGTTTTAAAGCAGCCTGTCACGCATATTTCCAGTGGCCTTCCCATTTGTCAGTCCAGAGGAACCGGGCGGCGAGATGGCCGTTGCGGCGGAGTTCCAGCCAGTCGATGTGTTCAATCTGGCAGACGATTACCGCGAAATTTTCGTAACCCAGTTGGGCCTCTTCATCATTGGGCAGCCGGTCAAACAGGTAGTCGGGCAGATTGGGCGAAGCAGTTTCAGCCTGCGTTCCCGGAGCAGAAACCGTGATATAACCGCGACGGTGCTCGGGACTGCTAGCCTCCCAGTGCCGGGCAGCCTGATCATTTTGGGTATGCACTTCAGCCCGGCCACGCAGACGGATCTGCACCCGTGTGACCGGATCATAGGCCACCCACTCCATCCAGGGATTTTCCTCAAGCTCCTGGACTTTGTCTGAACGCTGATCGGTGTAGCAGATCACTTGCCGCTGCTCGATTTCCACAGCTCTCAGGACCACGGTGCGCACGCGGGGACGATTGTCTAAAACAGTAGCCAGGGTGCCCAGCCGCCAGGGATGCGTTTCCGTTTCGACAGCATAGTTCAGGTGCCGCCAGGTCTCGTTTAGAATCGTATGGACTTTGGCCGGGTTAAAATCAAATTGCCTGGTCATGAGTGTTCTGTCCTGAAGAATCGGCTGCAAGGATGGCGCGTCTCACTCAATTGTGGGCGCTGAACGACGCTGGTCAAGCAAAAGTTATCAGGTTCCAGGGGCATCGTGGGATAAAGCTTCATCGCGGGGATGATAAAACAGCGCAACAGGCAGGATTACCAATGCCAGCACGAGGAAGACATGACTCATAGGCCAGTTCAGCGTATTACAGACCGTGGTAAAGAGACCAAAGAAGACCGCGGAGAGCACGATGCCCACCCAGTTGATCAGATTCATTGTACCGATCATGCGGCCCTTCTGCGATTTGGGAGGTCGGGTCTGTAGTTCCACCTGGAGCGGGACAATGAAGAGACCAGCGAAGAAACCGACAAGGGTCAACACTGTCCGCGACATCCACTCGGCGGCGTTGAGGGGAATGAAGGCTTCCCAGAGTGAAGCATCGGTTTGTTTGACGGTTTCCAGTCCGTCTCCGGGTCCCCACCAGCCGATCCCCGACATGAGCGCCAGGCAAAGGACCAGCCCCCAGGCGCCGACAGTGACCAGTTTGAAATTCACCCGTTTATGCGAAACACGTCCCGCGGCAACACATCCCAGCGAAATCCCAACCCCCATACAGGCCGCCATCAGACTGGTACGACTTTCACTTAAGTGCAATTGTCCAATCCCGAAGATATTCACCAGGGGCTGCACGATGCCTCCCACGAACCAGAAGACCGATGAAATCAGCAGTACTGATAACAGGCGACGATCCTGCATTAGCAGAGTTCGTGTCTCGGGGTTAATGCCCAGTGTCGACCAGCGAAAGGGGAGGCCCGGATGCGCCACCGGTGTGCGGCGAACCCAGAAGGCAGAGATCGTGCCGATCACGGCAATCGCGATACAGAAACAACTGGTTTTCCAGAGTGCATCGGGAAAGGCCTGCTTTACGAAGCCCGCGGACGCCATGCCGAAGATGATGGCGACGAATGTTGTCATCTGAATCACACCGTTAGCCTGAGGCAGGTCATCGCTGCGGAGCATTTCCGGCAGGATCCCATACTTGGCAGGTCCGAAGATCGCACTCTGGGTACTGAGCAGACCGAGAACGATCAGCAGAGGCAGCAGTTGACCGGTGAAGAAGGCCGCCATCGCCAGCAGCGCAATGATAATCTCAGCTACTTTACAGGCGATGACAATCGTTCGTTTTGTGTGTCGATCGGCGTACCAGCCACCTAATCCTGAGAAGAAGACGAAGGGGAGCGCGAAGACTCCCAGTGCGACCCCCTGCTGATCTTTCGCCCCTTGCAGCGCCTGTTGCGCGCAGAACAGCAACACCAGCTGTTTATAGAGATTGTCGTTGAAGGCGCCCCAGAACTGCGTGACCGTCATCCCCCAGAACGAGGAATCATGATACAGGGATGGCAGTTCTGTTTGAGACGTCGATTCCGTTTCGGTCACCAGTTACAGTCCTTGTAAAGGGGGAGCATTCAGACAACCCGGACCCGGGTTCAAAGCAGCTAAACCATAGTGTCTGCAACGGTTTCTTACAATGTTGATTCAATGAAAGCCGGGATTCTCAACGGATTTTCACAATCACACGTGCGCATTTCAGTCTGCTTCACAGGCTCTGCATTCGCTTACTCAACCGTTGATGTTTCGGGCACTATCCCACCGGCTGCCGCGGCGGCGTTTTTGATACGGATGACTTTGAATTCGTCTGCCCGCTGCTTGCGGGAGAG is a window from the Gimesia benthica genome containing:
- a CDS encoding DUF1559 family PulG-like putative transporter; translated protein: MSRQHWRDLAVMMGIFLLLIALLVPAIHRSRTAARMSSAKNNLKQIGLALHNYHDTHGCFPPGGVILEDGTAMHGWMTFIMPFLDASPYYNMLNFNYPWDSPENNRVFEVKYPVYQIPGRDMGLTSGGYELTYYMGNPNLLSRNRSVTLREIDTGSSHNWLAGEAAGNFQPWGYPFNWRPLGTKLCEGPDTFGQLSWDGTHLLLVDGSVHFYSTETAPEILQALADAPPIATGAQTAVPPRTFIIGEYEWERIDLQSDPQGENQYIVKVLRSPAGMPLKMSVCSKYIVRPGDEPEYKGKGAVFLFLAHIGPQTDIASTLKDTTLGEETTPKQWEANMKLLKSIQRQIPQTDAQ
- a CDS encoding DUF1559 family PulG-like putative transporter, with protein sequence MQRWISVIVVLLLIILVIGLMMPAVEQTRQEARRSQSKYNLKQIGLAVHNYHDAHKCLPPGGVIREDDVSMHGWITMLLPYLDQSDDYSRINFSEPWDQDENRAIYEKSRPVFIIPGNFSRFTSQGYGLTNYLGNPNLLYRNSNVSIEQMSNGTSHTWLAGEVAGNFQPWGYPFNWRPLGTKLCGGPNSFGHPPWQGGHLLFADGSVTFFSENTSDVILEKFAAAPPVPTAEQTQVPDRTFETGDFSWHNQSLQSDPQAEQLYYVHVLRGQTDQPLRIEVYSEVNLEQVPDLPKLRGPDFLFVVDKNTDIAEAIQATSLPKSASPEQLQHNAELLKNLQERLPD
- a CDS encoding MFS transporter; translated protein: MTETESTSQTELPSLYHDSSFWGMTVTQFWGAFNDNLYKQLVLLFCAQQALQGAKDQQGVALGVFALPFVFFSGLGGWYADRHTKRTIVIACKVAEIIIALLAMAAFFTGQLLPLLIVLGLLSTQSAIFGPAKYGILPEMLRSDDLPQANGVIQMTTFVAIIFGMASAGFVKQAFPDALWKTSCFCIAIAVIGTISAFWVRRTPVAHPGLPFRWSTLGINPETRTLLMQDRRLLSVLLISSVFWFVGGIVQPLVNIFGIGQLHLSESRTSLMAACMGVGISLGCVAAGRVSHKRVNFKLVTVGAWGLVLCLALMSGIGWWGPGDGLETVKQTDASLWEAFIPLNAAEWMSRTVLTLVGFFAGLFIVPLQVELQTRPPKSQKGRMIGTMNLINWVGIVLSAVFFGLFTTVCNTLNWPMSHVFLVLALVILPVALFYHPRDEALSHDAPGT
- a CDS encoding pyridoxamine 5'-phosphate oxidase family protein, whose translation is MTRQFDFNPAKVHTILNETWRHLNYAVETETHPWRLGTLATVLDNRPRVRTVVLRAVEIEQRQVICYTDQRSDKVQELEENPWMEWVAYDPVTRVQIRLRGRAEVHTQNDQAARHWEASSPEHRRGYITVSAPGTQAETASPNLPDYLFDRLPNDEEAQLGYENFAVIVCQIEHIDWLELRRNGHLAARFLWTDKWEGHWKYA